The Notolabrus celidotus isolate fNotCel1 chromosome 6, fNotCel1.pri, whole genome shotgun sequence nucleotide sequence aattaaataagataaatatatgttaaagcaatgattcgaataataatggttaaaataattatataaaaaaaatgataataaaaataataatgtccAGGGCTAAACATAAatgacttcaaagtaaaagctagattaaaaaggttagtaataattttattttttaaaacaccctcggggtgctggtggcctagcggtctaagcaccccacatatagaggctatagtcctcgtcgcagggatcgccggttcgattcccagccggttgaacacttcctgcatgtcttcccccgagctctactccccacatttcctgtctctcttcagctgtactatcaaataaaggcaaaaaggccaaaaatataacttaaaaaagaaaaaaaacacccagagagctcgccgttttaatgtccagaggcggAGAGTTCCACAGCTTGGGGGCGTAAAATCAGAAAGCCTTCTGGCTTAGTCGCTGTAAGTCTTGAAGTTGAGGGATCATCAATGATACTTTCAGTACAacaagtttgtttaatgtctctaTAATCAGCTTTAATTTTACGAATAGCTTTCCATACAGGGGATGTCACCTTGTATCAGATATTGAAGACCcagagtgtttttaaagggAAGTGTTTTTGGCTTTAAACTAGGTAAGGTCTCCTTTAAAGATATggaaagtgtttttatgttacTAACAACATTGAAAAAGAAATAGCCGGAGAGAATCAACATTTATGCAGATGAAATATATAGAATTATGCAACAAGAGCAGCTGATAAGACTTCCTTCTTTGCTGAGTGGATCATGGTTCAGCATGTGGTTATCATGTGGTATCCCCAGCTGTGTAATCATGCCCATGGTTGTGCACTTTAAAGCAGTCCATAAGAGAAGGAAGGCACTGTTAGAATGAGCAAGCTTCACAACCATGAGTGGGAGGCAGCAAAGGAGACAGGACCAACAAGCATGTCTTACCTCCCACTCAAGCTTGTAACAACGCTGGCAAACCATCACAGACTAATTACTTTATAAGCACCATGAATGGCATTGATGATGAAGCGACACTCTTGATGTGCGCCGCTCATTAGCTCTTGTTCTTTCCtccgtgtctctctctctctctctctctctctctctctctctctctctctctctctctcaccctccttTGTCTGTCTCCGTAGCTCACATCAATGCGTTCACATCAAAAGTAGCTCTGCTGAGAAAGCTGCCTGACGCCTGGAAACAGAACATCTCGTGTGGGTTCAAGTGAGTGTCATTGCTCCGAATGTGTGCAGATGCTGAGGATTAACGTAATCACCCTGCTCTGATTAAGTTACCTGAGAGGTTTTTCATGTGTAACTCAGCCAGTTTATAAAAAAATCCAACCTTTTCATCCTCTGTAGCTCtcaacaactctaaatgttgTCATCTAAATTGGTGTTGAAATTTAGATCCCTGACAAAATATACAAGCTTTGACGTGGTGATGTGTCTTTAAACCCACAGGCCTGCCAAGTCACTGAATATACTGCACCACCTCCTGAAAAAGCTAACAGGGTAAGTTGTTCAGGACATTCCATATCTCTGTATTGATTATTTGCTCTGTGCTCTCCCCATCAATCATTCAGAGATGTTGTGTCCTCTAAGACTTATGAGagagaacacatcacaccaatttttaAAAtcgcttcactggctcccagtccattttagaactgattttaaaacgatgatgttgacttttaaagctcatAGGGGGTCAGCTCCAGACTACATTGCTGACCTCTTGACTCTATACGAGCCATCATGCAACCTTAGATCCTCCGGTAGGTCTTTACTAAATATTCCACgttcacagagaaaaacaaaaggtgatcAAGCATTTTCTGTTcaggccccaaagctgtggaatgACCTACCGGAGGATATTAGGGAAGCTAACACACTGTCGTCTTTTAAGacgcttttaaaaactcactattTTACACTTgctttttattaatttgatggTTTATTGCTTTGGTCCTTGTTTTATTACTACTGCTGGATAATGACATGTTCTTAATTACTGCCTActgctttttaaagtgtttgtaaagtgctttgtaatttgttttgaaaagcgctatatgaataaagttattattattattattattattattattattattattattattattgttattgttgttgttattgttattaatattataaaaactatgttaataatatttatcAGGTGGATttaatcctttttttgtttttatttgtcctcATGCATACCTGTTTGATTGAATGTACACTTTCTGGAAAGTTTAGGTCTTATAAGGCCGACATCTGTGCACATAGTCTTGTCTGTGCAAATCTGTCTCCACGCCCAGTTCAGCATGATGAAATCATTGTACAGTCAGGTCTGACAGTCAGCCCCCAGCTAAAAATATGACGTTCGTCTgcctttatgtttgtgttggagAATTACACAATCAATTTCTCAACACAATAGTTGTGTCATCTTCTAGTTTCTTAAGGCTCTTTTCACCTACATTCCCGTCATTTAACTGGAAAGAAAATGTGCTCAGAATGCTCCAACATGTTCCAGTGGGGGGATTTTGACTGTAACACGCCCTCtcttactttatttgtttttgtaggttAAAGGAAGGCCAGTACCTGATGGCACACGAGGCAGGTAAACCGTTTGTAACTGTCTTAAAAGTGGCTCCAAAGAAAATGAGTCTGGGGGCTTACAACCTACAGCAGGTCCACAGTGATGTCCCGCAGCCTCCCTCATCAAGGGCACAAGCCACCGGCCTTGTGCCCTGGATACCTGTTGATCCATCTGTGGTCCTTCCGTTCCACAAGAAGCACAGCCATGTTCCCTGCACCTTCCCTTTAACGCCCATTTTAAAGGTTTGTGCCTTTTTATACTGCGAGATGTGTTCTGTTTATAGATGGCACTGTGACAGAAATGAAATAGCAATGGAGGTCATGGCAAGCAATGAGGTGAGAGGTTGTTGGAATGATTAGAAAGTACTAATTGGCTCAGGTTTAAGGAAGCTCACACCCTTTATTATACAtgcatttgcacacacacactcgcaggGATTCTCCTAATGCAGTCTCCCAGTAAGCTGTGTTGAGTGCAAAGCCCTCTGCCATTTTCATATCAGACTGGCTGAACCAGCAAACTGCTGCATAGTTTACCTGCACAAGTCCAAAACTAACAACGGGAACAAAAGAGAGCAGAGGAcaatcagcagcagctcagcggGGTTTAAGGGTGTACACACTGAGAGATTCATTGGATGCCTGTCTGAAATTCCTCAAAGCAGAGACATCGACACACGCTTCACACAAAAGTTGTCAACACTTACCACTGACCTTTTCACTTCTCATGATACACTTAAAAGTTTTAGTAACGCTGTTGGCAAGAAGAATAATTCTGcttgaaaaggaaacaaaaatctTCCAATTTATCTAGCTTTAATGAATGATGTAATGAAGCATTTGCagttagagaaaataaaattcaccccGAGAAGaaagataaatatgttttactCAATATGGCAACCGTTTATATACcactataacaaaaacaaccccatgaaaaaattataatttagCAAAATCTAGGGCACTTGACATCCTCCAAGTTGTAttgttgtattatttatattttaatcacatttttatgttatttttttggtatttgttttattttacttgtgttttgtatatcctttggttttcatttctacattatttagtttttttgtatGTTAGTTTAAGGCATGGATAATAATGTCTCAGACTTTTGAAATTTGtatgtggaaaaagaaaaaaacacaataaagagattttaaaaaattgttttaGTATATAATATATGATGTGTTCGGCCGAGGTtagttataattatttttatactttacctttctctctccctccagccAGCGAAACGTCACTCAAACAGCCATGGAGCTGGACagtccaacaacaacaactcgaCTACTGgaggtaaaaagaagaaaaaacagaagaatcgAGCGGCAAGGCATAACAACTATATGAAAAAGCTAATACAGAAGTCAGTTTAAATCCATGTAAGAGGACTAAGTCATGTCATTCATATCATTTCACATCGTGGTTGGTCAGTCAGAAGAGGAGCTGGAGCTGTATTAGAAATAAAGGAAATGAGAATATGTTGTTCACTGGAAATCTCCATTACCTTGAAACAAAAGCCAAAGCACTTTAttataatttctttatttttgttaaggaaagttttttattttgtttgtaatgtTCTGAAAAAATCAACAATAAACAGTTCAGAGCCTTTACGTGTGGGTGTGATTACTGTAATGCACACATTAAGTGTTTACTATCTGGGCTGTGTCAAGTTATGATTAGACATCACCTTAAAAAAACCCTGAAGGAACAGAGCTGTGTGTAATGCTAAAACTTCAGGGCTGTATTTTCTGTGGCTTCTATGTGGAATAGGGTGGAGTCACGTGGGCTTGAAAAGGGGAGGGAAGGGGAGGTGAAAAGGGAAGTGTTTTCCAGTGCCAGAAAAGTAAACTTCTCACACCACCCTTTCTACTTAGACATCGCCTGGACAAATCTCTGCATCATCTCAGCTTTTACACCAAAAGTAAGTTTACTTTAATAATACAAGTGTAGTGTGTAATTGAGATTAACTTTACACAGCTCAAAGCTTTCAGGAATTCTACTTATGAGTCATGAAATGATTCCACATAGTTTCCATGAAATCTGTGCAAAGGTGTTTTCTTGAGCTTTGTTAATGAGAGAATGGACTTAGCTCTCCAGTGTGAGCTCTACAACTGGTTTTCTTGTCTTCATATGTAAAGACTCAGTTATCCTCCCAGACAGGAGTACAGCAGCACTTTTTCCAGGGTGTGTCTCGCATGAGTTCTGTTAAGGATGTGTGACAGGCTGAACAAGGATTTCAAAGAGTTAGTTTATTGTTAGTAGTCTCATAACATTGTAATATAAACCACTCTGAATAGGAGTAACAAAGCAGTAAAACTAAAAAGTATCTTTTAGTCGTCTTGATGACTCAGTCTTTCCAAAATcaacaacttaaaataaatgaacttTTCTCCCCCGTAAGAGACATTTCCATAGTAATTCAATGATTAGATCttaagacaaaacaaacatcaccTCTTGAATGCTTCAGAAAAGTCAGTGATAGGATTATACAGATTTCATGACGAGATTGCTTCATGTTGGCATTGTTTTCATCTTCTCCAGAAAAGACAAAATGGCTTTGGTAGCAGAATATCTGGGGCAGCTGTGTCTAGTGGTTGGGGTAAGACTTACTTttcaataaaaattcacatttcatATTTACAACTTTATAATGCAAGTTGGCATAAGTGTGATCTTTTCTTTGTATCCTCAGGATGAACCCAAATATCCCACTGTGGTACCTGTTACGGACTTTGACCCCGACAGAGATGCTGCCAGAATAGAGACTGCCATCAAAACCAAAGGTAAGACACAATGCAATACAAGCTGCtcagaaaaaaatatctgtGCTTCGTTCTGCAACTTCTCCCCACAGATGAGCTTCTGGTATTTTTGAGTCAGCTTCCTGGCTTAAAATATTTTGGCCATACTGGGAACACCTCCAAGTCTGCGCCTCGGTGCTGGCAGAGCTGTAGTCTGTTTTGGCCAACTGACTGAGTGATTGGCAAAAACCTGACCACTAACTcattaaactgtgttttcaGATTAATAAAAGCAAATTCCACACACATTGAAGCTTTTGTCCACCAGTGCAGTGTAAGAGTAACGGTCCCTGAAAGTTTTCCCACAAAAGTTTAGATATTTTTTGACTTACCTAGCAGCTAGCTTAATACATTCATACAATTACTTAGGGTTAAAGGTTGGCGCAGACAAATCAGCCAAAAAGCTTTTACACAAAGACATTTGAGTCCTAATCTTCTAACTTTGTGTTATGTATATCTTGCATCAGCTCAAAACACTTGTACCTGTTCAGCATGCCTTAACAATGCCATACTGATTACACACTGGGTATGTTTAGAGAGGAAGTGAAAAGTATTAGATAGTTGGATTAAATCCATTAGGTGTCATCAcctatctgtctctgtctgtcacatctCAAGTGtgcttctgtttttcattccaaCATTAGGTGTGGATGAACAGACCATCATCGATGTCCTCACAAAGCGGACCTACTCACAAAGGAGAGATATTGCTTTTGCTTATGAAAAAAGGGCAAAGAAGGTACATGGTGCCTAAAAACATCCCACGTAATTCACCACAGCTCTAATTTGATTGTCTTAACAGTAAGGTACACACTcacttcactcatttaaaactTGTGTATTTGTAGGACATGATCACAGCCCTGAAGGGGGCGCTGTCTGGCTCTCTGGAAACAGTGATTCTTGGACTGATGAAGAGCACAACGCAGTTTGACGCCTCAGAGATCAGAGGATCTATCAAGGTAAGGGAAACtgaaggcgtttttcgaccgcaggggCTTTACCCCtaaactacgtgcgtttcaactgGAGGAATCAGGGTCTGAATTTAGTTAAGGGTTAGtaaatctcccccctgaaaagcccctgcttggggggtagtacttttcaaaggtcctgggactttcggctgaactatacagtgtttgtggagtttacacagttgttgaaacacagagggagttcctggaaatGCATCCTAgaatagtttttattaagatttcaaaatattatttaatataattttttttccatacgtcactgacctgatttgcacaatccaccTGGGACTTCAgtccgcggtcgaaacgcagacaacaatgggggcacaggaaccttttagttccggggaaagtagttctgggggctaaaagaccccagaactcttggttgaaatgcaccttgaGTGTATCACCGGTGCTCTTCATGTGTGGATTACATTGAAGAGTTacactgccctctactggaaAAATGCTTTTTGCTTCACTCCAAGCTTCATTTGTGTCACAAGTAACAGAGTTGTGTCTCTTTCAGGGTTTAGGAACAGATGAAGAAACCCTCATTGAAATTCTGTGCTCTCGCAGCAGCAATGAGCTGGTGGAGATTAAGCAAATCTACATGGAGTGTAAGTTAAAAACATATCAGACATTCATATAAAGGCTTGGATCTACATTGTGTTACATGATGCCTCAGGCTTTACCATACACTATAAAGCTTTTGTAAAATCAAGACTTCTCATGTTGGTCAAATTTCTGTCTTacaaatgatctatccagacatTCAACACCTCTGTGATAGCTCTAGTGATGCAGAAACGACTACATGTCTAAATTGTGGCTTTGATTTCCCACAGTGTTCAAGAAGGAACTGGTGAAAGACGTGTCAGGTGACACTTCTGGGCATTTTCGTGATCTGCTCCTTGCTCTGGTGCAGGTAAGATTTGTGAACCTGACTCTATGGTGTAAAGTAGTGTATACATAACAGCTGCAAGCAAGCTGAATCAAATCCTGTTTCTTTGCAGGCAAAAAGACAAGAACCATCGTCTGTGGTAGACTATGAAAAAATTGATCAAGACGCCAGGGTAAGTTTTCCTGTTTACACTTTGTCTTAAAACATGAGATAAAACCACTTTGAAAAATACTTAACAGTTTATTTAAAAGTCTATGATACTAAAGATGACGCTGTTTAAACATTTACAGGTTAATTTCTCAAATAATTACAGTTTTAAAGACATTCCTAGAACATGCTACGATCTTTAACTGACCAATTGACCAAGAATTCAGATTTTTCGCAGAATCCTGACCTcgatctctgaattctgactttaatctcagaattctgactttaatctcagaattccgactttaatcttagaattctgacttcaatctccgatatctgatttttttctcagaataacaataattaaaaaaaataaattggaCCTTAATTAATAAATTTTTTTGGTGGCCCTAATCTTCTTCCGTAAAGCTGTAATCACTTCAAACTCAGGGAATTTTGGTGAAATTGGTGACATCAAAAGTAATTTTAGTGCAGACTTGTAAAACACCTGTATACCTTCATATTCAAAAGAAGCAACACAATAGGTGGTGTTTAAATATATTGTCAGTAtttatgtcttcttcttcttctgaactCAGGCACTGTTTGAAGCTGGGGTGAAGAATAAAGGAACTGATGTGGCCACCTGGATCTCCATCATGTCTGAGAGGAGTGTACCCCACCTGAAAAAAGGTAAGttactgttttcttttgatATCATTGTATATTTTCTCACTCCTccaagttatttaaaaaaaaaatcctcattaaTAATTCTtctatcattttttttctgcttgataGTGTTTGAGAGGTACAGGAGTTACAGCCCCTACGACATGCAGGAGAGCATCGAGAAGGAAGTTAAAGGAGACTTAAAAAACTCCTTTCTGGCACTAggtacatactgtatatctgtAATTGATATTACCACACAATGACTATATTCATTAATATGTGCATGTCTAACCTTCAAGTCtagttttgttttatgaacCACCTTAACTCAACAGAGCATCATACATCATATATAATAGAttgatatttattgtgtgtTATGTCTCTTTCATTCTAGTCCAGTGCtttgaaaacaaacaggtgTATTTTGCCACCAGACTGAACCAAGCCATGAAGGTAGTCACACAGCTgatcttgttcttcttgttgaAATGTGGCAATGTTAGAGCcagactgtgttttttttttcccccgtCTTTGAAACAGATGTAAGAAATACATCTGCTTATGAAAGTGGAATTTTGCTTCAGGAGCACAGAATCCGAAGTTGGCGAAAGTTATCTTACAATGGTGTTGCATCAGCTGCTGCAGTTGAAGTTCAGAGCCCGTACAACTTGAGTAAGTGCTGACTTGTGTTTGTCTGCTCAGGGTAAAGGAGCCAAAGACAAGATATTGACCAGAGTTATTGTGTCACGCTGTGAGGTGGACCTGAAGAAGATCTGCTCTGAATTCAAGACTCAATTCGGACAGTCCCTGCAAAAGACCATCATggtaaacacatttttcagcCTGCTTATGGTTCCATTACTGATTTATATAAAGGTTTTTTTCTGCTATGTGGACCCCCTAACCTGCTCTTTTTCTGCAGGAACACACTAAAGGAGATTATCAGAAGGTTCTGCTTGGCCTGTGCGGACCAGAGCAGTAAAAGTGGACCATGAGTATGAGAAAAGCCATCAGAGGAGAGCTGGGCTTAGAAATATTCCAGATGAAAAACAGACATTCCTGCTTTTTGCATTCAAGGAGatacatttatatttcttaAACATGAAGACTCTGTATACGCTTCTATCCTACTTCcatttaaacagaaataaagttgCTCTACTGGAGTTTAGTCCCTTACTTTTCTTTGTATCTGTTGAATTTACACACAGTATTTCTCAAtagctaaaacacatttcttgacatccactatgcttttctcaacactataagcacaaaacccaattttcaaactacattcatcaaacctctgactcttccttcaaaaccaaacaatgttgtcagatcataccccatgtcaatcaaaattaaaacaatactgagcagtcattacacactacatcatAAAAGTTGTAAAAATAATGCGTATTGTTCACAGTGGGCTAAATTAATGTAGCACCTGTGTCCAGTAACAATAAAGTAatcacaaatataaatgagaagcacattacagtgtaatccacaaaatcaaactgagcTGCTTACAGTATCTACAATCATTCAGCCACAAGATCATGTCTACGTGCTGGGTCAGGCCACaggacttcatccacatcacaggccACATTCTCCCTGGCCAGGCAACAGGGGAGGAAACCCCTAGCGTGCCAGATCCaggcttatattggtttcctcacatcattagccacaacAAGTGTGATCaattttgagtggttgtgtttaagctgtgacacctgtgcttcaaatgtgtttaacttttgctacctgtgtttaccattatgcaacacaagtgcatcaaaatgtgttttagtgagtgagaatgtgtttgcaagttgtgtctaacaggtgaatagtgcttatggttttgccaaaagagtgactgattcaatacatgggatCAGGCCGCtaaggaatttggttcagacaatagggtttagtgttttagcaactGATACTGTAATGTCTTCTCAGCTCGCCACTAGAGGGCACTACAGACACATATATGACAACAGCAAACAGCTCAAGCTCATGTACTTTAGCTCAGGGCCTTGTATCTGGCACTTGCTTCAAAATAAGATCATACATATTTAACTTACTACAATATTTTATCTCAAAttattttgtcacttttttacTATCAGATTTGTCAAATCAAATGAGTAtttgtgaagaagaaaaaggcttAAACAAagaatgtaaatgtttgttgcACAGGGAATAAAAAGAACTGTAAGTACAAATCTTATAGAGAGAATGATTGTGTATAAATTCAAGCCTTACCTGCCATGTTTGCAAACTTGAAGATTCattactttaatttcagaaattTATGATGCATTCAGAATCCTGtcatacaaataataattatgtGAAATCGTCCTCATTTCTTTTACTATGAGCTCCATCAAGATGATTTAATCAttagtgtgtttttctgtgtttgtttggtgctaatattttaattaaaaatgttaattttacctCTGGCAAAGTTGATTTGCATACCACTAAACAAGCGTCTATacagtgtgtttctgctgtttaGTTTGTGGTCTCTCAGGATGAAATAACCACCACAGTGTTGTCAAGGCATTTCTACTGAAgtataagaagaaaaaaaaaaaggccccaAAAGGCAAGATCAGTACTGCTGATCACAGCGATGAGGAAGAGGTTGTGAGGGAAAGCGCACAGACTTAATAATCTGATGAAAGGAAAGCGGTGCACTGTGGCTCAAATAACAAGAGAAGATCATCCGTTATTGTGAGAGAAGCGCCTGATAATATAATGCTTCTGTCTAATATTTTCACTGGCTGAGTAGCTGAGGAGAGGAATGGCTTCAACTTTTAACAAGGCGTTGAATTTATGATCATTTTGTAATAATATTGATGAGAACATTAGCCCTTTGTGATGGTTTATGTTTATaggcaataaaaaaataaaatatggcgtAAAGTAAGGTAAAACAGTATTTTGCAAAGCAGGGCGGGAGATTTATGTGTGAATATGGTGACAGATTAATCTCTGCATCATAAAGAAGAAAGTAGCACcatatttttccctttttttttttttatatggatGTACAACATGCTGTTCTGTTCAAGGCCAGCCCGTAGGGACCTCCAGGAAACCCAAGGGGAACTCTCTTCTCAATTGAAACGATGCAATTTACTGTCCCAAACGCTGGCACTTCATCATTCAGAGGACTTTAACCCCATGAATGTCAAACACCGGGCATGCTGGGAAAGGAGATGGAATACCTCGCATTACCATAACAACTAGATCCAAATGACAGGCACTCAGGAGCCTAAAAGGTGAAGAATAATACCTCATAATCACTCTATAACGTTTGAACTTGAAGAGAGATTTCTTATGACTTTCTGTTTACCACTGCCCATCCTCAGCTGTCAGGCGGCTGTCTCATGCTGGTTTTTAGCCTCACAGGTCAGACTCATCCTGCTTCATCTAATACTTGTCCTAGTTACATTGAACATGTGGAAAGCTCCCCCACATCACCTCAGAGACAAAGCCCAGGCAGCGCTGCAGGCATCCAGCAGCATTAAAGTTTCACAGTACAGCTGTGTAGCTGCTGCTGCCCCGCCAGACATAGCAACTGCACATTGGGAAGGTATTagtttgttgctttttattaATTCATCGCATCGAACACAACTTGCAACTTAGAGAACCGACAGCTTCTTAATATTTCTCGCCCACCCCCTCCCTCTTTGACACATCTGAACCCAGCCCAGAATCTCTCTACACAGCACCAAAGGGTGTTTAATTATAGAGCAGTGGGCCACCAAGGTCTTCTTTTaattgtgtgcatctgtgtgtgtttgtgtgtgagtgcttgCCTGCAGCTCTATAGGTCGCAGGCATACTCTAAATGAGGACTCCTACAGGCTAAGCTGGAGGAGCCGCTCCCTCAACTACAGAGAGTCACAGTTTGattaatattttctttaattatcaCTGTTTAATTCAGCCAAAGCACAGCATCTTCAGTGAGACCGTGGCCTTTGTCTCTGTGATGCTGAATATTGCGGCTCGTTAGGGGCACGGAGAGATCCTGTGTATGGTAAAtaagatcttctttttttttttttgtcttatgcTGCTGCCCCAGGGAGAGCTGGCACCACACTGAAGGACATCTCCCTTCAGAAGAATTGCGCTCTCTGCTGATGTTTCCCTGCTCACACCGCAAGAGCCAGATCCTTCTGCCTCTGGCGTCGTCAGGCCCGCTTCCTTTTGTGAGGCTCAAACTGAGACAGCAGCACCAGGCAGAGGAGCGCCGTGCACTCGTCATGCCATCAGGCTGCCTCCTTTGTACAGCAGACTGGTAATTGAAACAACATAAGAGAGCGGAATAAGGCCTGTCTCTTCCTCTTGGGCTCTGGCTGCAGTCAGTCCATCTATCCGCAGACGCACAAAAAGACACATAGAGAAGTTTATAAAAGAGCTTTGTGTACATGCAACACTATTCCTGTCTTTGAAGAGTTCTGCCTCTGCCAGCTTTTGACACCAAAAAGACTTTTAAGACAGTTATCCTTGATGCACACTATGAGTCAACTCCTTCTATTCTGCCTTTTCAACACAATGAGCTCACATTTGGTGcagtttgttttaattgtaGATCAATCATCTTTGATATTAGTCACAATCCAGTTTTATTAAAAAGCctggagacagaaacagactttttccATCAGATCAGCAGTATCTGATGCTCAGGGCCGGACTGGATGCTGACTTTTCTCTTTGCTTGAAGCTTTCCTTTTCTATCTCCACGTGCCGAGCGAATGAGAATACCCTGTGGCTTGTTAACCTGCACGCTGTCTTTCTGTATCCACTGTCTCCCTTCGTTCAGTTTGTCCACAGAGACACATCTTCTCATCCCCTGCGCCTGCTTGTAAAGATTGTTTTGATCCTCCTGGTTTGATCAAATGTCTGGCAAAGACTACAGAAGCACTGTGTTTTACATCATACAGGATGCATGTATGCAAACTGAGTTTGTACAGTGTAATCTTTCAATGGGCCTCCAGCCAGATGCACTAATGATCATTTTCAGAGAAGTGGTTGTAATAAGTCTGGCCCCAGCGTCAGCAGCTCCTCCGTTGTTTGCACACGGGGCTGGATCAgccttgtgagtgtgtgtgtgtgtgtgtgtgtactttgcAGCGATAGAGCCACAAAGAATGAGGAGAGTCTTTATCAGAGTGGCATATTAATGTTTATTTACACCATGGCTAATAAGATGTGTGCTCTGCAGCAAGGTGAGGCAGAATGATGGCGGGTAATTAAACTGCTTTGCTTTAGATTCATCCATTATCCATACTCAAGCCTGCATACATAAtgtaataatgtaaaataaggCTTGTTGCTTGTGGCGGATGAGGTGACCATTCTGAGCTGTTTTCATCCCCGTAAATCAATACTGCATGTCAATGCGGACAAAATGTATAAAGATCTG carries:
- the LOC117814106 gene encoding annexin A2-A-like gives rise to the protein MALVAEYLGQLCLVVGDEPKYPTVVPVTDFDPDRDAARIETAIKTKGVDEQTIIDVLTKRTYSQRRDIAFAYEKRAKKDMITALKGALSGSLETVILGLMKSTTQFDASEIRGSIKGLGTDEETLIEILCSRSSNELVEIKQIYMELFKKELVKDVSGDTSGHFRDLLLALVQAKRQEPSSVVDYEKIDQDARALFEAGVKNKGTDVATWISIMSERSVPHLKKVFERYRSYSPYDMQESIEKEVKGDLKNSFLALVQCFENKQVYFATRLNQAMKGKGAKDKILTRVIVSRCEVDLKKICSEFKTQFGQSLQKTIMEHTKGDYQKVLLGLCGPEQ